The following coding sequences lie in one Candidatus Binataceae bacterium genomic window:
- a CDS encoding DNA polymerase Y family protein, whose protein sequence is MPSGRRIACLLIKDLPLAAYRRAAPELREAAFAISLGAGMRAPLGFVAPAAARLGIVTGMTVAQGRAVLPDLIVVPRAPALEQAAAAALLDVAASFSPLIEVAEPGKLFLDLAGLNALYGPDQLLALELVRRARAVGIAPAVGIAASKSVAALAAACGPIRVIDPGREAEFLNWLPLELVTNPELEARLERLGIRRLGDLARLDAAELGGRMGPEALSLLHLLRGDRNGAVLVCTPAAEEFIEGMDLEYGLESLGPLSFILRALLERLSARLRIRGLSVGALNLSLALTDHRHDERHIALAAPTHEVRPLLALLLLELEKQPPLAGVEKITLSAQPSLPRPAQSDLFLPPTPAPERLQTTLARLVTLCGPDRVGTLLPANSYRPEALERHPFAPPPPRPQPSAPAAEFNCMVIRALRPAHAVEVLCARGLPEFVRGEGISARVVAMAGPWRRQGEWWDRPATGGFARDYYEMALSDGAIYRLYHDLATSRWFMDGIYD, encoded by the coding sequence ATGCCCTCGGGCCGACGAATCGCCTGTCTGCTGATCAAAGACCTGCCATTGGCAGCCTATCGCCGGGCCGCCCCGGAGCTGCGAGAGGCAGCCTTCGCGATCAGCTTGGGGGCGGGGATGCGAGCGCCGCTGGGATTTGTTGCGCCGGCGGCAGCGCGCCTAGGAATTGTCACCGGCATGACCGTGGCGCAAGGGCGCGCGGTACTCCCTGATCTGATAGTGGTCCCGCGTGCACCCGCCCTGGAGCAGGCCGCCGCGGCCGCCCTGCTTGATGTCGCCGCCTCTTTTTCACCTCTGATAGAAGTAGCGGAGCCGGGCAAGCTCTTCCTGGATTTGGCCGGCCTCAATGCGCTTTACGGCCCCGATCAGCTCCTGGCGCTCGAATTAGTCCGCCGTGCGCGTGCGGTAGGAATTGCGCCGGCGGTGGGAATCGCGGCCAGCAAAAGCGTGGCCGCGCTGGCCGCCGCATGCGGCCCGATCCGAGTTATCGATCCTGGCCGGGAAGCGGAGTTCCTCAACTGGCTGCCGCTGGAGCTGGTAACCAACCCCGAGCTGGAAGCGCGGCTGGAGCGGCTGGGAATCCGCCGCCTGGGCGATCTGGCGCGGCTGGACGCCGCGGAGCTGGGCGGCAGGATGGGCCCCGAGGCGCTGTCGTTGCTCCATCTGCTGCGCGGCGATCGTAACGGCGCCGTCCTGGTCTGCACGCCGGCGGCCGAAGAATTCATCGAGGGAATGGATCTGGAGTACGGGCTGGAGAGCCTGGGGCCGCTGAGCTTTATTCTGCGCGCGCTCTTGGAGCGGCTGAGTGCACGGCTGAGGATACGCGGCCTGAGCGTGGGTGCCTTGAATTTGTCGCTGGCCCTGACCGACCATCGCCACGACGAGCGCCACATCGCGCTGGCCGCGCCCACCCATGAAGTGCGCCCTTTGCTGGCATTGCTCCTGCTGGAGTTGGAAAAACAGCCGCCCCTCGCCGGAGTCGAGAAAATCACCTTGAGCGCGCAGCCCAGCCTGCCGCGCCCGGCTCAAAGCGATCTTTTTCTACCCCCCACGCCCGCGCCGGAGCGGTTGCAAACCACGCTGGCACGCTTGGTGACGTTGTGCGGTCCGGATCGGGTAGGCACTCTGCTCCCTGCCAACTCCTATCGCCCCGAGGCTTTGGAACGTCATCCTTTCGCACCCCCTCCGCCCAGGCCACAACCCAGCGCGCCGGCGGCCGAGTTCAATTGCATGGTAATTCGCGCGCTGCGACCGGCTCATGCAGTCGAGGTGCTATGCGCACGCGGGCTGCCCGAATTCGTGCGCGGCGAGGGGATAAGCGCGCGCGTGGTCGCGATGGCGGGACCGTGGCGGCGGCAAGGTGAATGGTGGGATCGGCCGGCAACTGGCGGTTTTGCCCGCGATTACTACGAGATGGCTCTGAGTGACGGCGCGATTTATCGCCTCTACCACGATCTCGCCACCAGCCGCTGGTT
- a CDS encoding ATPase domain-containing protein has product MAAPLAQSSNISSIAGVFRGREITRKQRRLSAVIGPIDRWLQGGIPRGRISEFTGGPSSGKSSLGASFIIAASRAGETVAIVDLPNAFDPASIIAGGGDARRILWVNPPMYAQEGPCFPSILKNCLKATELLLAAGGFGLIVLDLEPCRTPLAPSVGLRLARLAERAGSALIILARRPLCGTFAALSLELRCTQPLFNRDHIRGQLLWPRAGTINATARPALFNGIEVAGLISRNKLGPCARVARWHCLTAPIEPSAWRGNGLARPLARRA; this is encoded by the coding sequence ATGGCAGCGCCGCTCGCCCAGTCTTCGAATATCTCAAGTATCGCTGGAGTTTTTCGGGGGCGCGAAATAACTCGCAAACAGCGGCGCCTGAGTGCGGTAATCGGCCCTATCGACCGCTGGCTTCAGGGCGGCATCCCCCGCGGCCGGATCAGCGAATTTACCGGTGGTCCAAGCTCGGGCAAAAGCTCCCTGGGGGCCAGCTTCATTATCGCCGCCAGCCGCGCGGGCGAGACTGTAGCGATAGTCGATCTGCCCAACGCCTTCGATCCTGCCTCGATTATCGCGGGGGGCGGCGATGCACGCCGGATTCTGTGGGTTAATCCTCCAATGTACGCTCAGGAAGGCCCGTGTTTTCCGTCAATCTTAAAGAATTGCTTGAAGGCTACCGAGCTGCTGCTTGCGGCCGGCGGTTTCGGCTTGATCGTACTCGATTTGGAACCCTGCCGGACACCATTGGCACCCAGCGTGGGGCTGCGGTTGGCGCGGCTGGCCGAACGCGCCGGCAGCGCGCTGATTATTCTGGCCCGCCGTCCCCTATGCGGTACTTTCGCCGCCCTCAGCCTGGAATTGCGCTGTACGCAGCCCCTCTTCAATCGCGACCATATAAGGGGACAGCTATTGTGGCCGCGAGCTGGAACTATCAATGCTACCGCTCGCCCCGCCCTGTTTAATGGGATCGAGGTAGCGGGACTAATCAGCCGCAATAAGCTGGGTCCCTGTGCGCGCGTCGCCCGATGGCATTGCTTGACCGCACCGATAGAACCGTCAGCTTGGCGCGGGAATGGTTTAGCGCGCCCGCTGGCCCGTCGAGCCTGA
- a CDS encoding FkbM family methyltransferase: MIFGAEIGEKLRIARALCKWPKFSLTSFRMVDALRRQNIHPQTVIDVGANAGQFAVAAVKLLAPSKLYAFEPIPQVWEQLKRNTASLPQVEAHSLALGEAAGERQFHLNAHSHSSSLLPLGQGHREAFPNAREVGSILIKVSTLDQFFGSLELPPPVLLKLDVQGYEAKVIAGASAMLARVRWVIAETSLRPLYDGEPLFLDLVEIMAQTGFKFLRPVGWLTEPRSSEILQLDALFERAR, encoded by the coding sequence ATGATTTTTGGGGCTGAGATTGGGGAAAAATTACGGATTGCGCGGGCGCTATGTAAGTGGCCGAAGTTCTCACTGACCTCGTTCCGGATGGTGGACGCGCTGCGCCGACAGAATATACACCCACAAACGGTAATCGACGTCGGCGCCAACGCGGGCCAGTTCGCGGTCGCCGCCGTCAAGCTGCTCGCGCCCTCCAAGCTCTACGCCTTCGAGCCAATCCCACAAGTCTGGGAGCAGCTCAAACGCAATACCGCCTCGCTGCCCCAGGTCGAAGCACATTCCCTGGCGCTGGGCGAAGCTGCCGGAGAGCGCCAGTTCCATCTCAATGCGCACAGCCATTCAAGCTCTCTACTGCCGCTGGGCCAGGGCCATCGCGAGGCCTTCCCGAACGCCCGTGAAGTCGGGTCTATCCTGATCAAAGTATCCACCCTCGACCAATTCTTCGGCTCTCTGGAACTCCCGCCGCCAGTCCTGCTCAAGCTCGATGTCCAGGGTTATGAAGCCAAGGTGATCGCGGGTGCCAGCGCGATGCTGGCGCGGGTGCGATGGGTGATCGCCGAAACCTCGTTGCGCCCCCTGTACGACGGCGAGCCCCTCTTCCTCGATCTGGTCGAGATAATGGCGCAGACCGGTTTCAAGTTTTTACGCCCCGTGGGATGGCTGACCGAACCGCGCAGCAGTGAGATTCTTCAACTGGATGCGCTCTTCGAGCGCGCGCGCTGA
- a CDS encoding adenylate/guanylate cyclase domain-containing protein, whose amino-acid sequence MTKILSGRLRTFLIGASITVALFVLNSHYPTLLNFIELKADDLRLYARGVKAPTGVVAIAAIDDKSVAELGRWPWPRATIAKLVSALQAYHVAVIGFDMVFSEADNADQARANIITELRRAGAPLDPIERALGPANDPALAAAIKAQGKVFIGYPLELPDSHNRGQVNPGFLSHVVPPGPMTYGLVRLPPGPRPSLPIAIAYMPNQPVLNRAARGTAYIDAPSDPDGIFRTEMLVIRLGDRYCEPLFLALASAYAGGAMTSLTLANYGVAAVKVGAIEVPVDDQGKMLVNFRGPAYTFPYYSVSDIVAHRVAADKLAGKIVLVGATALGLGDKWSTAVGSNFPGVEINANAIDNLLVGDFIRRTAVTAGMQQVGALTIGFAVSAAVALLSAAWAGAAALVLCLLYYLAAQHLLLADGLMVGVVTPVVIAFVTYGGLSSYRYLTEEQDRRYLRRAFEFYLHPAVIETLVRDPRALKLGGERRHLSILFADIKGFTSRAERTPPEELVAVLNTYMTAMIDVIMQSGGVVDKLMGDGIMAFWGAPATMPNPARSAVDCGLAMLGALDKLRQTAPAFADLSIGIGIATGDAIVGNFGGKQRFDYSVIGDTVNLASRIEGLTRFFDVRFLVNEQTYAEAQGEYITRTMGLVRVKGKQHPVAIVEIAGRAKDSLDLGFYQSFSAAVHQLVNGSQPQGWEAMRKLAERYPRDHAISLYLDKMEVAASAPVAPSGGWNSRLGLSRKKPPSPPPATQPVVFELETK is encoded by the coding sequence TTGACAAAGATTTTGTCCGGCAGGCTGCGCACCTTTCTCATAGGCGCTTCGATCACGGTAGCGCTGTTTGTGCTCAACTCTCACTATCCCACGCTGCTGAACTTCATCGAGCTCAAAGCCGATGACCTGCGCCTGTATGCTCGCGGCGTCAAAGCGCCCACGGGTGTGGTGGCGATCGCCGCGATCGACGACAAGAGCGTGGCCGAACTGGGCCGATGGCCCTGGCCCAGGGCCACGATCGCCAAGCTGGTCTCGGCGCTGCAGGCCTATCACGTCGCGGTCATCGGCTTCGACATGGTCTTCAGCGAAGCCGACAACGCCGATCAGGCGCGCGCCAACATCATCACGGAGCTGCGCCGGGCCGGAGCGCCGCTGGATCCTATCGAGCGGGCACTGGGACCGGCCAACGATCCGGCCTTGGCCGCGGCGATAAAGGCGCAGGGAAAGGTTTTTATCGGCTATCCGCTGGAGCTTCCGGACTCCCACAACCGCGGCCAAGTGAACCCCGGATTTTTAAGCCATGTGGTGCCGCCGGGACCGATGACCTACGGCTTGGTACGGCTTCCCCCCGGCCCACGTCCGTCCCTGCCAATCGCGATCGCCTACATGCCCAACCAGCCGGTGCTCAACCGCGCCGCGCGCGGCACGGCATACATCGACGCGCCCAGCGATCCCGATGGAATCTTTCGCACAGAGATGCTGGTGATCCGCTTGGGCGACCGCTACTGCGAGCCCCTGTTCCTGGCCTTGGCCAGCGCCTACGCGGGCGGTGCGATGACCTCGCTTACGCTGGCGAACTACGGGGTTGCCGCCGTCAAGGTCGGAGCGATCGAGGTGCCGGTGGATGATCAGGGCAAAATGCTGGTTAACTTCCGCGGTCCCGCCTACACCTTCCCCTACTACTCGGTCAGCGACATCGTGGCCCATCGGGTGGCGGCCGACAAACTGGCGGGCAAGATCGTCCTGGTCGGAGCGACCGCGCTGGGGCTGGGCGACAAATGGTCGACCGCGGTGGGCTCGAACTTTCCCGGCGTCGAAATCAACGCCAACGCGATCGACAATCTGCTGGTCGGGGACTTCATCCGCCGTACCGCGGTAACGGCCGGAATGCAGCAGGTGGGCGCGCTAACGATCGGATTTGCGGTGAGCGCGGCTGTAGCCTTGCTCTCGGCCGCCTGGGCGGGCGCCGCCGCCCTGGTGCTGTGCCTACTCTACTACTTGGCGGCACAGCACCTGCTTCTGGCCGACGGCCTGATGGTCGGAGTGGTTACTCCGGTGGTCATCGCCTTCGTCACCTACGGCGGTCTTAGCAGTTACCGTTATCTCACCGAGGAGCAGGATCGGCGCTACCTGCGGCGGGCCTTCGAGTTCTATCTCCATCCCGCGGTCATCGAAACTCTGGTGCGAGACCCGCGAGCGCTCAAGCTGGGCGGCGAACGGCGCCACTTGAGCATCCTGTTCGCCGATATCAAAGGATTCACCAGCCGCGCCGAGCGGACGCCGCCCGAGGAGCTGGTGGCGGTGCTCAATACCTATATGACCGCGATGATCGACGTGATCATGCAAAGCGGAGGCGTGGTGGACAAGTTGATGGGCGACGGGATTATGGCGTTTTGGGGCGCGCCCGCCACCATGCCCAACCCGGCGCGCAGCGCCGTGGACTGCGGGCTGGCGATGCTGGGGGCGCTGGACAAATTGCGCCAAACCGCTCCCGCCTTTGCCGACCTTTCCATCGGCATCGGTATCGCCACTGGCGATGCGATCGTCGGCAATTTCGGCGGCAAGCAGCGCTTTGACTATTCGGTGATTGGCGACACCGTCAACCTGGCCTCGCGGATCGAAGGCCTGACGCGCTTCTTCGATGTGCGGTTTCTGGTCAACGAGCAGACTTACGCCGAAGCCCAGGGCGAATATATCACCCGCACCATGGGTCTGGTGCGGGTCAAGGGCAAGCAGCATCCGGTGGCTATCGTGGAAATCGCCGGCCGCGCGAAAGACTCGCTGGATTTGGGCTTCTATCAGAGTTTCTCCGCCGCGGTGCACCAGCTAGTCAACGGTTCCCAGCCCCAAGGCTGGGAGGCGATGCGCAAGCTGGCTGAACGTTATCCGCGCGACCATGCTATCAGTCTCTACCTGGACAAGATGGAGGTTGCCGCCTCCGCGCCCGTGGCGCCCTCGGGCGGCTGGAATTCGCGCTTAGGGCTGTCGCGTAAAAAGCCGCCCAGCCCTCCGCCTGCCACGCAGCCGGTCGTATTCGAACTGGAGACCAAATAG
- a CDS encoding multiheme c-type cytochrome: MKFLCLTIIGLVGCVALATAAHAADHQYVGSSQCEDCHGRKEALTIIGPNGQKSNPMEIWKQDPHRKAFDALESDWGKQAARKVGLADGQADGAMCLTCHTTGAGSDSAPDPTEGVSCEACHGAASDWVKKNVHGEIGNDPAKMAAAVAAGMLDLRKMAVRQSNCENCHVIKRPCYRPSEQPFSVHLDRKFKHWQDNIPVL, from the coding sequence ATGAAGTTTCTCTGCTTGACGATAATCGGGCTGGTTGGGTGTGTCGCGCTTGCGACAGCGGCTCACGCCGCCGACCATCAATATGTCGGCTCCTCTCAATGCGAAGACTGCCACGGCCGCAAAGAGGCCCTGACCATCATCGGCCCTAACGGTCAGAAGAGTAATCCGATGGAGATCTGGAAGCAGGATCCCCATCGCAAAGCCTTTGATGCATTGGAAAGCGATTGGGGCAAACAAGCCGCCAGAAAGGTTGGCTTGGCGGACGGACAGGCGGACGGTGCGATGTGTCTAACCTGCCATACTACCGGTGCCGGCAGCGACAGCGCGCCTGATCCGACCGAGGGGGTCTCCTGCGAGGCCTGTCATGGTGCGGCTTCGGACTGGGTGAAAAAGAACGTGCACGGCGAGATTGGCAACGACCCGGCCAAGATGGCGGCGGCGGTGGCGGCCGGCATGCTCGACCTGCGCAAGATGGCGGTGCGCCAGAGCAATTGCGAGAACTGTCACGTGATCAAGCGCCCCTGCTATCGGCCCAGCGAGCAGCCCTTCAGCGTCCATCTCGATCGCAAGTTCAAGCATTGGCAGGACAACATTCCGGTGCTGTGA
- a CDS encoding NAD(P)-binding domain-containing protein translates to MKLRAKLGAAGALAALSLFALLAVHRSYSPGSVLPGHQSFAAQCAACHQPWRAADNGGCAACHGAMPNNPHAGSALDDKDGGLIAGFHLAGMNDQLACLSCHVDHRGALDLPRAAGFACTWCHQHPSLAEVQRHAFRSRRDLIRPYGSIHAFKIGYSHRQHLQLLLKRGAAPACQSCHVVQRASAPAAPARFVLAWSSCAGSGCHLNPQDRYLNLPASVGSAPRFLAYWRMIRLKHLDARFDHSADHLRSACERCHMAIATSTRVGDLPSRQTLNCFSCHAHQPLPERSAPMRRVALGRDVVLAATAGPAPIRAQARTVECTQCHAFHRYGSAPSYDFNRPAPLRSPRMRGTGLQLVLYLPVLSRSGGSMSGFQFQPTTLKPWWLGLLGLLASSLLALVYLRAIPHLVSGDSGEEGGIAPRIQQVPKLDDTYQSTVPGLYVVGETAGTASINLAMRSGRQAVEFIANQLKFNPRTPAPEIYDVAIIGCGPAGISATCTAKASGLSYLALEKETAAGTIRNYPRGKFVQSTAIEVAEYGSFFMEGDTSKEVLLKEWERILAETGITINEREEVSAIRAREGYFEILTSASRSYQARYAVLAIGLRGSPRRLKLAGETPDRVFYSLIEPSEFQNRRLLVVGGGNAGTEVAQALADPQLHNIVSYSFRTPALGPPVTPENAEKISQLQRQGLITIYPASALTGLAPGKVVLEPFGAARSGELSAGANAIVITEPTELDNDCVFAMLGAELPTRFMESIGIQMERKGR, encoded by the coding sequence ATGAAACTGCGCGCTAAGCTGGGTGCCGCCGGTGCGCTCGCTGCCCTGAGCCTGTTCGCGCTTCTGGCGGTCCATCGCAGCTATTCTCCCGGCTCTGTGCTCCCGGGCCATCAGTCCTTTGCCGCTCAATGCGCCGCGTGTCATCAGCCCTGGCGCGCGGCGGACAACGGCGGATGTGCGGCTTGCCATGGCGCGATGCCCAACAACCCGCACGCGGGCAGCGCGCTTGACGACAAGGATGGCGGGCTGATCGCCGGCTTTCATCTGGCGGGAATGAATGACCAACTTGCCTGCCTTTCATGCCACGTCGATCACCGCGGAGCCCTCGACCTGCCGCGCGCCGCCGGTTTCGCCTGCACCTGGTGTCATCAGCATCCCTCGCTGGCCGAGGTGCAGCGTCACGCCTTCCGGAGCCGGCGCGATCTGATTCGCCCTTACGGTTCGATTCACGCCTTCAAGATCGGATACTCCCATCGACAGCATCTGCAACTGCTGCTCAAGCGCGGCGCCGCGCCGGCCTGCCAGAGCTGTCACGTCGTGCAACGTGCTTCAGCGCCCGCGGCGCCGGCACGTTTTGTTCTGGCCTGGAGTAGCTGTGCGGGCTCCGGTTGCCATCTGAATCCGCAGGATCGCTATCTCAATCTTCCCGCCAGCGTGGGGAGCGCGCCCCGCTTCCTGGCATACTGGCGGATGATCAGGCTGAAGCACCTCGACGCCCGCTTCGACCACTCCGCCGACCATTTGCGCTCGGCCTGCGAGCGATGCCACATGGCGATTGCCACCAGCACCCGTGTGGGAGACCTTCCGTCGCGCCAGACGCTCAATTGCTTCAGTTGCCATGCGCATCAGCCCTTGCCCGAAAGATCCGCGCCGATGCGCCGCGTCGCGCTGGGGCGCGACGTGGTATTGGCCGCGACCGCCGGCCCCGCGCCCATCCGGGCGCAGGCCAGGACGGTTGAATGCACCCAATGCCATGCGTTTCATCGCTACGGTTCGGCGCCGTCTTACGATTTCAACCGCCCTGCGCCATTGCGCTCGCCCCGGATGCGCGGCACGGGATTGCAATTGGTCCTCTACCTGCCGGTCTTGTCACGTTCCGGGGGCTCGATGAGCGGCTTCCAGTTTCAACCCACCACGCTGAAGCCCTGGTGGCTGGGACTGCTGGGGCTGCTCGCTTCATCGCTGTTGGCGCTGGTTTACTTGCGCGCCATCCCGCATCTGGTCAGCGGGGATTCGGGCGAGGAAGGCGGCATCGCGCCACGCATCCAACAGGTTCCCAAGCTGGACGATACCTACCAGAGTACGGTGCCAGGGCTTTACGTGGTCGGCGAAACGGCCGGCACCGCGTCGATCAATCTGGCGATGCGCTCTGGCCGCCAAGCGGTAGAGTTCATTGCCAACCAGCTCAAATTCAACCCGCGAACGCCGGCGCCCGAGATCTATGACGTGGCGATTATCGGCTGCGGTCCCGCCGGGATCAGCGCCACTTGTACCGCCAAAGCCAGCGGGCTGAGTTATCTGGCGCTGGAGAAGGAAACCGCGGCCGGCACGATTCGCAACTATCCGCGGGGTAAATTCGTCCAAAGCACCGCCATCGAGGTCGCCGAATACGGCTCGTTCTTCATGGAAGGGGACACCTCCAAGGAGGTGCTACTCAAGGAATGGGAGCGGATCCTGGCCGAGACCGGCATCACCATCAACGAACGCGAAGAGGTCAGCGCAATCCGCGCGCGCGAGGGCTATTTCGAGATCCTCACCTCCGCCTCCCGTAGCTACCAGGCGCGCTACGCCGTGTTGGCCATCGGCCTGCGCGGCTCGCCGCGCCGCTTGAAGCTTGCGGGCGAGACCCCCGATCGCGTCTTCTACAGTTTGATTGAGCCTTCCGAATTCCAAAACCGCAGGCTCCTGGTGGTCGGCGGCGGCAATGCCGGCACCGAGGTCGCCCAGGCGCTGGCCGATCCTCAGCTTCACAACATCGTCAGCTACTCGTTCCGCACTCCCGCGCTGGGCCCGCCGGTCACGCCGGAGAATGCCGAGAAGATAAGCCAACTGCAGCGCCAGGGCCTGATAACCATCTATCCTGCCAGCGCGCTTACCGGGCTGGCGCCCGGCAAGGTGGTGCTCGAACCCTTTGGCGCCGCGCGCAGCGGCGAACTCAGCGCCGGCGCCAACGCGATAGTCATCACCGAGCCCACCGAGTTGGACAACGACTGCGTGTTCGCGATGCTGGGCGCCGAACTGCCCACCCGGTTCATGGAATCGATCGGCATCCAAATGGAGCGCAAGGGGCGGTGA
- a CDS encoding cyclic nucleotide-binding domain-containing protein produces the protein MAQSDKLPPAEVWRRLAAIEPYCHFTPPQADNFLSAYQQSDAIKIVAFTAHQLICRKGEYELDLCFVLSGTVELHDEVAGKGRTRVATLRAGSMYGELGALSGLPRSTDIVAGPSGAEILYVASHALKFIEANPEARKLLMERYRERAVRVLAAEVELFEGVSGEFIERLIPHCELQRYDLRGITIVRQGDEGDAFYVVRSGFVQVVRQREDGSTRVLAYLRAGEYFGEMALLGEGRRYASVLTAGKCELLRIGRADFLDLCRQFPDVERRLFSLIERRRREEQQITPELSAMLATSGQLGMIQADALLVMDLERCIKCDACVTACRTLHGESRLIRTGITLGKYLVPAACRHCDDPRCMSACPTGAVKRRPGGEIFFQYDQCIGCANCAIACPYDNIAMIETPRFDAAQARKQRATGNRRIFRPLARHDAESWWARVAAAWRERRYENLAPALWRRILHRNRSAADKPAQPSSARTHVPLSYPIKCDLCDGLPFMGCVHSCPTGAAMRIDPAALFAQTGALSIGSRVSKAHGDNG, from the coding sequence GTGGCCCAGTCAGACAAACTGCCCCCCGCCGAGGTGTGGCGCAGGCTTGCGGCGATTGAGCCCTACTGCCACTTCACCCCCCCGCAGGCCGACAATTTTCTGAGCGCCTACCAGCAGAGCGACGCGATCAAGATCGTCGCCTTCACTGCTCATCAGCTCATCTGCCGCAAGGGCGAGTACGAACTCGATTTATGTTTCGTGCTGTCGGGCACGGTTGAGCTCCACGACGAGGTCGCGGGTAAAGGCCGCACGCGGGTCGCCACCCTGCGCGCGGGAAGCATGTACGGCGAACTGGGCGCGCTGAGTGGACTGCCGCGTTCCACCGATATCGTAGCCGGCCCCTCGGGCGCCGAGATTCTTTATGTCGCCAGCCACGCGCTGAAGTTCATCGAGGCTAATCCCGAGGCGCGCAAGCTGCTGATGGAGCGCTACCGTGAGCGCGCGGTGCGGGTCCTGGCAGCCGAGGTCGAGTTGTTCGAGGGCGTAAGTGGCGAATTCATCGAGCGCCTGATCCCTCATTGCGAACTCCAGCGCTACGACCTACGCGGTATCACCATCGTTCGCCAGGGCGACGAAGGTGATGCCTTCTATGTCGTGCGCAGCGGCTTCGTCCAGGTGGTCCGCCAGCGCGAGGATGGCAGCACGCGGGTGCTCGCCTATCTGCGGGCCGGCGAATACTTCGGCGAGATGGCGCTGTTGGGCGAGGGGCGGCGCTACGCCAGCGTATTGACCGCCGGCAAGTGCGAATTGCTCAGGATCGGGCGCGCCGACTTCCTCGACCTGTGCCGCCAATTTCCCGACGTGGAGCGCCGCCTGTTCAGCCTAATCGAACGGCGCCGGCGCGAAGAGCAGCAGATTACCCCCGAGCTATCGGCGATGCTGGCCACTAGCGGCCAGCTCGGGATGATCCAGGCCGACGCGCTGCTGGTGATGGATCTGGAGCGCTGCATCAAGTGCGACGCCTGCGTCACGGCCTGCCGAACCCTGCATGGCGAAAGCCGCCTCATCCGCACCGGGATCACCCTGGGCAAGTACTTGGTGCCCGCCGCCTGCCGCCATTGCGACGACCCGCGGTGCATGAGTGCCTGTCCCACCGGCGCGGTCAAACGACGGCCGGGCGGTGAAATCTTCTTCCAATACGACCAGTGTATCGGCTGCGCCAACTGCGCCATCGCCTGCCCTTACGACAATATCGCGATGATCGAGACCCCCAGGTTCGACGCCGCGCAGGCGCGCAAGCAGCGTGCGACCGGTAACCGTCGGATCTTTCGTCCGCTGGCCCGCCACGACGCCGAGTCATGGTGGGCGCGGGTAGCCGCGGCCTGGCGCGAGCGTCGCTACGAGAACCTCGCGCCCGCCTTGTGGCGCCGGATCCTCCACCGCAACCGGAGCGCGGCCGACAAGCCGGCGCAGCCGAGTTCCGCGCGCACGCACGTTCCGCTCTCCTATCCGATCAAGTGCGACCTGTGCGACGGTCTGCCCTTTATGGGCTGCGTTCACAGCTGTCCGACCGGGGCTGCGATGCGCATCGATCCCGCCGCCCTGTTTGCTCAAACCGGCGCGCTTTCCATCGGCTCGCGGGTCAGCAAGGCCCACGGCGACAACGGTTGA